Proteins encoded by one window of Gemmatimonas sp.:
- a CDS encoding sugar transferase — protein MDSVARASTAPTDDSDRPALTATGPQDDFEPQPRSETASRIFNCAIAVLMLIVASPIMLLTVIMIRLTSRGPVLYTQIRVGIDRRWNRTRALHERRREDLGGSPFTIFKFRSMRVDAEINGQAVWAKKDDDRVTPIGKFMRKTRIDELPQLLNVIRGDMNIVGPRPERPSIFVRLREQIDEYPVRQRVKPGITGLAQVSNPYDSCLDDVRRKVYFDIQYMKRQSLGEDMRIMLKTIPVMVFRIGSQ, from the coding sequence GTGGACTCGGTGGCGCGCGCGAGCACGGCACCGACTGATGACTCCGACCGTCCGGCGCTCACGGCAACGGGCCCGCAGGACGACTTCGAGCCGCAGCCGCGCTCGGAGACCGCTTCGCGCATCTTCAATTGCGCGATTGCGGTGCTGATGTTGATTGTAGCCTCACCGATCATGCTACTCACGGTGATCATGATCCGTCTGACGTCACGTGGTCCGGTGCTTTATACGCAGATTCGTGTGGGCATCGATCGTCGCTGGAATCGCACGCGTGCGTTGCATGAGCGTCGTCGTGAAGACCTAGGCGGAAGCCCGTTCACGATCTTCAAGTTCCGCTCGATGCGCGTTGACGCCGAGATCAACGGGCAGGCCGTATGGGCGAAGAAGGACGACGACCGCGTGACGCCGATCGGTAAGTTCATGCGCAAGACGCGCATCGATGAACTTCCGCAGCTGCTGAACGTGATTCGTGGTGACATGAACATCGTCGGTCCGCGCCCGGAGCGTCCCAGCATTTTCGTGCGCCTGCGCGAGCAGATCGACGAGTATCCGGTTCGTCAGCGGGTGAAGCCCGGAATTACCGGGCTCGCGCAGGTGTCCAACCCGTACGATTCGTGTCTCGATGACGTTCGGAGAAAAGTGTACTTCGACATCCAGTACATGAAGCGTCAGTCGCTGGGCGAGGACATGCGCATCATGCTCAAAACGATCCCGGTGATGGTGTTCCGGATCGGATCGCAGTGA
- a CDS encoding SLBB domain-containing protein — translation MRLQQGDFRVGDRFVITLRQDSVRSDTASVRDSLKVSVANLPDASLAGVLRSELDEHMTAHVARYLRNVSVRTSVLTRVAILGAVRTPGFYYASPDRPISDLVMVAGGPADQANLNELEVSRGTAKLLSVKDSRKAVKDGRTLEQLDVQSGDEVKIPIKKKINWQIVIQSMLVVSSLFFAGLQFLQWYYNRQDQ, via the coding sequence ATGCGCTTGCAGCAAGGTGACTTCCGAGTTGGGGATCGCTTTGTCATCACCCTTCGGCAGGACTCCGTACGTTCCGATACGGCTTCCGTTCGGGACAGCCTCAAGGTGTCCGTCGCAAACTTACCCGACGCCTCTCTTGCCGGCGTGCTTCGGTCGGAGTTGGACGAGCACATGACCGCTCACGTGGCGAGGTATTTGCGTAACGTGTCAGTCAGGACCAGCGTCTTAACACGCGTCGCTATCCTTGGCGCGGTGCGGACGCCGGGATTCTATTATGCCTCGCCGGATCGTCCCATCAGCGATCTCGTAATGGTCGCTGGTGGCCCCGCTGATCAGGCAAACCTGAACGAGCTTGAAGTAAGTCGTGGGACGGCCAAGCTGCTTTCCGTGAAGGATTCACGAAAGGCTGTGAAGGATGGGCGCACGCTCGAACAGCTCGATGTGCAGTCTGGAGACGAGGTCAAGATCCCGATCAAGAAGAAGATCAATTGGCAGATCGTGATTCAGAGTATGCTCGTGGTCTCCTCCCTGTTCTTCGCTGGCCTCCAGTTTTTGCAGTGGTATTACAACCGTCAGGACCAATAG